Proteins from one Clupea harengus unplaced genomic scaffold, Ch_v2.0.2, whole genome shotgun sequence genomic window:
- the LOC122131465 gene encoding uncharacterized protein LOC122131465: MCDDEEASPVGASQPKKPCRMNYEAKALIGKILTSRPGGEHIMQEYGKTKSLTDATRRQMINILAAEMTETHGTSPPKNVRVMYAQGIVALFPYLEDPFSQHGYEHYYDPESGSGYLAWRLKTIQRKSSEERGGSVSRSPKVGGPSHGRQPFISDKVQSDDVEAAIAVLRHSADEDTIREKMKTTFIYRQAMVNDESKAADVFLVFPRFLDTPGLIEQDFRLLFGEATANKFLERWPTTFRARVIKESHGLVPTTELLDLMRNAESTAEVENGWDSDMSAILLLLHLLPPSAQGRKRPGKISASQAVDHLIRFQKAGTSVQQHLDNITQSSQPYLLAQGSTRSSIHSYFIVIDKHALPCKATGSVGAFDELIKAHYVFGTSYSSSLSSFFTFVQTTIYNIDIGETKETPRIAELRARMLH, from the exons ATGTGTGACGATGAAGAAGCATCTCCTGTTGGAGCAAGTCAACCCAAAAAGCCATGTCGTATGAACTATGAAGCAAAAGCG TTGATTGGAAAAATCCTAACATCAAGGCCTGGTGGTGAACACATCATGCAAGAGTATGGAAAAACCAAATCTTTGACAGATGCCACTAGAAGACAGATGATTAACATACTTGCTGCTGAGATGACAGAAACACATGG GACATCGCCCCCCAAAAATGTCAGAGTGATGTATGCACAGGGGATAGTTGCTTTGTTTCCCTATCTGGAAGACCCATTTTCACAACATGGATAT GAACATTACTACGATCCAGAGAGTGGATCTGGATACCTTGCATGGCGATTGAAGACCATTCAAAGAAAAAGTTCAGAGGAAAGAGGTGGCTCAGTTAGCAGATCTCCCAAAG TTGGTGGGCCAAGCCATGGTCGACAACCCTTCATAAGTGACAAAGTGCAATCTGATGATGTGGAAGCAGCAATTGCAGTTTTGAGACACTCTGCTGATGAAGACACTATCCGTGAGAAGATGAAAACGACCTTCATTTATCGCCAAGCAATGGTCAATGATGAAAGCAAAGCAGCAGATGTCTTCTTGGTCTTTCCACGGTTTCTGGACACACCAGGACTG ATAGAACAAGATTTCAGACTCCTGTTTGGTGAGGCCACAGCCAACAAATTTTTGGAGAGGTGGCCAACCACTTTCAGAGCAAGAGTCATAAAAGAAAGCCATGGACTGGTGCCTACCACAGAGCTCTTGGATTTAAtgcgcaatgctgagtcaaccgcTGAAGTTGAGAATG GGTGGGATAGTGACATGTCTGCGATTTTGCTGCTGCTACATCTGCTACCACCATCTGCGCAAGGTCGAAAAAGGCCAGGAAAGATATCTGCATCTCAAGCTGTAGATCACCTCATCAGATTTCAAAAG GCTGGAACCAGCGTGCAACAACATCTGGACAACATCACCCAAAGCAGTCAGCCCTATCTTCTTGCGCAGGGATCCACCAGAAGCAGCATTCACTCATACTTCATTGTGATCGACAAGCACGCACTTCCATGCAAGGCAACGGGGTCAGTGGGAGCCTTTGATGAACTCATTAAAGCCCATTACGTCTTTGGTACGTCATACAGTTCTTCCCTGAGCAGCTTTTTCACTTTTGTGCAAACGACCATCTACAATATTGACATTGGCGAAACAAAGGAAACTCCCAGGATTGCAGAGTTGCGAGCAAGAATGTTGCATTGA